A window of Equus przewalskii isolate Varuska chromosome 18, EquPr2, whole genome shotgun sequence contains these coding sequences:
- the SST gene encoding somatostatin — MLSCRLQCALAALSIVLALGGVTGAPSDPRLRQFLQKSLAAAAGKQELAKYFLAELLSEPNQTENDALEPEDLSQAAEQDEMRLELQRSANSNPAMAPRERKAGCKNFFWKTFTSC, encoded by the exons ATGCTGTCCTGCCGTCTCCAGTGCGCGCTGGCCGCGCTCTCCATCGTCCTGGCTCTGGGCGGTGTCACCGGCGCGCCCTCGGATCCCCGACTCCGTCAGTTTCTGCAGAAGTCCCTGGCTGCTGCCGCGGGGAAGCAG GAACTGGCCAAGTACTTCTTGGCAGAGCTACTGTCTGAACCCAACCAGACAGAGAACGATGCCCTGGAACCTGAAGATTTGTCCCAGGCTGCTGAGCAGGATGAAATGAGGCTGGAGCTGCAGAGATCTGCTAACTCAAACCCGGCCATGGCTCCCCGAGAACGCAAAGCTGGCTGCAAGAATTTCTTCTGGAAGACTTTCACATCCTGTTAG